From Anopheles funestus chromosome 3RL, idAnoFuneDA-416_04, whole genome shotgun sequence, a single genomic window includes:
- the LOC125768177 gene encoding uncharacterized protein LOC125768177 — protein MDSINNMDTLCRICSSPGSHSIFGRIPAYCHAHYREYARWKQPIFMLIAEVTGVEITQDDGLPKRICVVCISYLKHAYTFRRQAIDNIAGLLTAKYLSNLRPESKKSAADSEHMIERNEIISTEDGTGYRSVNLTNAAIARSVVKQATKKTAIMHRFVAKPPNNNVEEDMDNLLGDMDEPSSGLFGYREKEFIEDDVMDLEGLQEHGVTFTLPEDYKEKKCFACRKRFMFSETYAEHLTECLLYKLTEAIRALYHIMFLREQSAISAFEFIRRAVFTVRKCYRLVLSYDGELDEDEGAGEQVDTTDGVAGPIMGRKAPYERIELDSLSDSGSSGSPKTKPPVSNPYLFRSGMNNNLSVGIMIGQHPIILRPPDAFASHSNVDIIKNRLTKTGPEEVNESNVIDRYKTIKCKQCDARFCTISHLDEHIIKVHQRRVSSNQLDW, from the exons ATGGATAGCATAAACAATATGGATACGCTCTGCCGTATCTGCTCCTCTCCCGGATCGCACAGTATTTTCGGTCGCATACCGGCGTACTGCCACGCACACTATCGCGAGTATGCACGCTGGAAGCAGCCCATTTTTATGTTGATTGCGGAAGTTACCGGCGTTGAG ATAACGCAAGATGATGGCTTACCGAAGAGAATTTGCGTCGTGTGCATTTCATACCTTAAGCACGCGTATACTTTCCGCCGCCAAGCGATCGACAATATTGCCGGTCTGCTGACTGCTAAATACCTATCGAATCTCAGACCGGAAAGCAAGAAGTCAGCGGCAGATAGTGAACATATGATAGAGCGCAATGAAATCATATCTACCGAAGATGGGACGGGGTATCGATCGGTAAATCTTACCAACGCGGCAATTGCACGTAGCGTCGTAAAACAGGCGACGAAGAAGACCGCCATCATGCATCGATTCGTGGCCAAACCACCGAACAACAATGTGGAGGAAGACATGGACAATTTGCTGGGCGATATGGATGAACCTAGCAGTGGATTGTTCGGTTACCGCGAGAAAGAATTCATTGAGGATGACGTGATGGATCTGGAAGGGTTGCAGGAGCACGGCGTGACGTTTACACTGCCGGAGGATTacaaggaaaagaaatgtttcgcCTGTCGGAAGCGATTCATGTTTTCGGAAACGTATGCCGAACATTTGACTGAGTGTTTGCTGTACAAGCTTACCGAGGCGATACGTGCGCTGTACCACATAATGTTCCTGCGCGAGCAAAGTGCAATTTCCGCCTTTGAGTTTATCCGACGAGCTGTGTTTACGGTGCGAAAGTGCTACCGATTGGTTCTGTCGTACGATGGTGAGCTGGACGAAGATGAAGGTGCTGGCGAACAGGTCGACACGACGGACGGTGTGGCAGGACCGATCATGGGCAGAAAAGCTCCTTACGAACGAATTGAACTCGATTCGCTTAGCGACAGTGGTTCGTCTGGATCGCCTAAAACTAAGCCACCAGTATCGAATCCGTATCTATTCAGATCCGGTATGAATAATAACCTATCGGTGGGCATTATGATTGGCCAACATCCGATCATACTGCGTCCACCGGATGCCTTTGCATCACACTCAAATGTAGATATTATAAAGAATCGGCTCACAAAAACGGGTCCGGAAGAGGTTAACGAAAGCAATGTAATCGATCgttacaaaacaatcaaatgtaAGCAGTGTGACGCACGCTTCTGTACCATTTCACATCTGGATGAGCACATCATAAAGGTACATCAGCGACGCGTTAGCAGCAATCAACTTGATTGGTAA